In the Nitrospirota bacterium genome, one interval contains:
- the sbtA gene encoding SbtA family thio(seleno)oxazole RiPP natural product precursor → MNREDLRKLLASFSIVGLLSGAGLAGNAHAGTTG, encoded by the coding sequence ATGAACAGGGAGGATCTCAGGAAACTCCTTGCGAGCTTCAGCATCGTCGGCTTGCTCTCCGGAGCGGGGCTCGCAGGCAATGCTCATGCGGGCACGACGGGCTGA
- the smpB gene encoding SsrA-binding protein SmpB gives MKTVATNKKAYHDYHIEDTVEAGIALLGTEVKSLREGRANLRDSYVAIKGGEAWLINCHISPYSHGNITNHEPTRTRKLLLHGAELERLAGKVAQKGYSLVPLKIYFKGPYAKVQVGLARGKKLFEKRETIKEKEARREIERAMKARSR, from the coding sequence ATGAAGACGGTCGCCACCAATAAGAAGGCCTATCACGACTACCACATCGAAGACACGGTGGAGGCCGGCATTGCTCTTTTAGGAACGGAAGTAAAGTCCCTGCGCGAGGGCCGGGCGAATCTGAGGGACAGCTATGTAGCAATAAAGGGCGGAGAAGCATGGCTCATAAATTGCCACATCAGCCCTTACAGCCACGGCAACATCACGAATCATGAGCCCACGCGCACGCGGAAGCTCCTCCTGCACGGGGCCGAGCTGGAGCGCCTGGCCGGCAAGGTGGCCCAGAAGGGCTACAGCCTGGTGCCCCTGAAGATATATTTCAAGGGGCCCTATGCCAAGGTGCAGGTGGGCCTGGCCAGGGGGAAGAAGCTCTTTGAAAAACGGGAGACCATCAAGGAAAAAGAGGCTCGCAGGGAAATCGAGCGGGCCATGAAAGCCAGAAGCCGATAG